A region of Vigna radiata var. radiata cultivar VC1973A chromosome 10, Vradiata_ver6, whole genome shotgun sequence DNA encodes the following proteins:
- the LOC106775023 gene encoding omega-3 fatty acid desaturase, endoplasmic reticulum (The RefSeq protein has 6 substitutions and aligns at 98% coverage compared to this genomic sequence), which produces MIQAQTLQHFGNGAREGDQSYFDPGAPPPFKIADIRAAIPKHCWEKSTLRSLSYVLRDVLVVTALAASAISFNSWFFWPLYWPAQGTMFWALFVLGHDCGHGSFSNSSKLNSFVGHILHSLILVPYNGWRISHRTHHQNHGHVEKDESWVPLTEKVYKNLDDMTRMLRYSFPFPIFAYPFYLWNRSPGKEGSHFNPYSNLFSPGERKGVVTSTLCWGIVLSVLLYLSLTIGPIFMLKLYGVPYLIFVMWLDFVTYLHHHGYTHKLPWYRGQEWSYLRGGLTTVDRDYGWINNVHHDIGTHVIHHLFPQIPHYHLVEATKSAKSVLGKYYREPQKSGPLPFHLLKYLLQSISQDHFVSDTGDIVYYQTDPKLHQDSWTKSK; this is translated from the exons TCTGCAACATTTTGGTAATGGGGCAAGGGAAGGAGATCAAACTTATTTTGATCCTGGTGCTCCACCACCCTTTAAGATTGCAGATATCAGAGCAGCAATTCCCAAGCATTGCTGGGAGAAAAGCACACTGAGATCTCTGAGTTATGTTCTCAGGGATGTCTCAGTGGTCACAGCATTGGCTGCTGCAGCAATTTCCTTCAATAGCTGGTTCTTCTGGCCACTCTATTGGCCTGTACAAGGCACAATGTTTTGGGCCCTGTTTGTTCTTGGACATGATTG CGGGCATGGAAGTTTTTCAAACAGTTCCAAGTTGAATAGCTTTGTGGGCCACATCTTGCACTCCTTGATCCTTGTACCATACAATGGATG GAGAATCAGCCACAGGACTCACCACCAAAACCACGGCCATGTTGAGAAGGATGAATCCTGGGTTCCG TTAACGGAGAAGGTTTACAAGAATCTAGACAACATGACAAGAATGCTGAGATactcttttccttttccaatcTTTGCATATCCCTTTTATTTG TGGAACAGAAGCCCAGGGAAAGAAGGTTCTCATTTCAACCCTTACAGCAACTTGTTCTCCCCTGGTGAGAGAAAAGGCGTGGTAACTTCGACCCTGTGTTGGGGCATCGTGCTGTCTGTGCTTCTTTATCTTTCCCTAACAATAGGTCCAATTTTCATGCTCAAGCTCTATGGGGTACCCTATTTG ATCTTCGTCATGTGGCTGGATTTCGTCACCTACTTGCATCATCATGGTTACACGCATAAACTACCTTGGTACCGTGGCCAG GAATGGAGCTATCTAAGGGGTGGTCTTACAACAGTAGATCGTGACTATGGTTGGATTAACAACGTTCACCATGACATTGGCACCCATGTTATCCATCACCTTTTCCCTCAAATTCCACATTACCATTTGGTGGAAGCG ACTAAATCAGCAAAATCTGTGCTTGGAAAGTATTATCGTGAGCCTCAGAAATCTGGGCCATTGCCATTTCATCTATTGAAGTACTTGCTACAAAGCATAAGTCAGGATCACTTCGTTAGCGACACTGGGGACATTGTGTACTATCAGACTGATCCCAAGCAACACCAAGATTCTTGGACCAAGTCCAAGTAA